A window from Synechococcus sp. RSCCF101 encodes these proteins:
- the psbE gene encoding cytochrome b559 subunit alpha has translation MAAGSTGERPFFEIITSIRYWVIHAVTLPAIFLAGFLFVSTGLAYDAFGTPRPDAYFQSQESKAPVVSQRYEGKSQLDLRLK, from the coding sequence ATGGCTGCCGGCTCCACAGGGGAACGCCCCTTCTTCGAGATCATCACGAGCATCCGCTACTGGGTGATCCACGCGGTGACCCTCCCCGCCATCTTCCTGGCCGGCTTCCTGTTCGTGTCCACCGGCCTGGCCTACGACGCCTTCGGCACCCCAAGGCCCGATGCCTACTTCCAGAGCCAGGAGAGCAAGGCTCCCGTTGTGAGCCAGCGCTACGAAGGCAAGAGCCAGCTGGATCTGCGTCTGAAATAA
- a CDS encoding photosystem II reaction center protein L — MERNPNPNNLPVELNRTSLYLGLLLVFVTGVLFSSYFFN, encoded by the coding sequence ATGGAACGCAACCCCAACCCCAACAACCTGCCGGTTGAGCTCAACCGCACCAGCCTCTATCTGGGCCTGCTGCTGGTGTTCGTGACCGGCGTTCTGTTCTCCAGCTACTTCTTCAACTGA
- a CDS encoding NAD(P)H-quinone oxidoreductase subunit J, with protein MPESKPAAAAPAAPAPPAPGPVSAWLSEQGFEHAVLAPDHKGVEMIGVEPLFLPVIAAALKGHGFDYLQCQGGYDEGPGGRLVSFYHLVALAASANPSPAPDARPAEVRLKVFLERDGELSIPSLYGLFRGADWQERETFDMFGIRFEGHPHPKRLLMPEDWKGYPLRKDYVQQDFYELQDAY; from the coding sequence ATGCCTGAATCCAAGCCCGCCGCCGCAGCACCCGCCGCCCCGGCTCCTCCCGCTCCCGGCCCCGTCAGCGCCTGGCTGAGCGAACAGGGCTTCGAGCACGCCGTGCTCGCCCCCGATCACAAGGGGGTGGAGATGATCGGCGTCGAGCCGCTGTTCCTGCCGGTGATCGCCGCGGCCCTGAAGGGCCATGGCTTCGACTACCTCCAGTGCCAGGGCGGCTACGACGAAGGTCCGGGCGGACGACTGGTGAGCTTCTATCACCTCGTCGCTCTGGCGGCGTCCGCCAATCCCTCGCCGGCGCCCGACGCCCGGCCGGCCGAGGTGCGGCTGAAGGTGTTCCTCGAGCGGGATGGCGAGCTGTCCATCCCGAGCCTCTACGGCCTGTTCCGCGGTGCCGACTGGCAGGAGCGTGAGACCTTCGACATGTTCGGCATCCGCTTCGAGGGCCATCCCCATCCGAAGCGTCTGCTGATGCCGGAGGACTGGAAGGGCTACCCCCTCCGCAAGGACTACGTCCAGCAGGACTTCTACGAACTCCAGGACGCGTACTGA
- the psbZ gene encoding photosystem II reaction center protein PsbZ → MQILNTLTVLALVVMSFALIVAVPVLYASSEDSGRSNRLILIGSAFWVVLVLLNWGMSFFVV, encoded by the coding sequence ATGCAGATCCTCAACACCCTCACCGTTCTGGCCCTGGTGGTGATGTCGTTCGCGCTGATCGTCGCCGTGCCCGTGCTCTACGCCTCGAGCGAGGACAGCGGCCGCTCCAACCGTCTGATCCTGATCGGCAGTGCCTTCTGGGTGGTGCTGGTGCTGCTCAACTGGGGCATGAGCTTCTTCGTGGTCTGA
- a CDS encoding rubredoxin, producing MSDEQPGQTAPSEPMAEPAPATDDAAAAITDAAEPIEEAVEDTSEHRFECRSCGFVYDPAEGLKKLAIAPGTPFTDLDPISFRCPVCRSRMPAFRDIGPRSKPSGFEENLDFGLGVNRLTPGQKNVLIFGGFALAFAFFLSLYSLR from the coding sequence GTGAGCGACGAGCAGCCCGGCCAGACGGCACCTTCCGAACCGATGGCGGAGCCGGCACCGGCCACCGATGACGCCGCAGCGGCGATCACCGATGCGGCGGAGCCCATTGAGGAGGCCGTCGAGGACACATCGGAGCACCGCTTCGAGTGCCGCAGCTGCGGGTTCGTCTACGACCCCGCCGAGGGCCTGAAGAAACTGGCGATCGCACCGGGAACCCCGTTCACCGATCTGGATCCCATCAGCTTCCGCTGCCCCGTCTGCCGCAGCCGGATGCCCGCTTTCCGCGACATCGGCCCCCGCAGCAAACCCTCCGGTTTCGAGGAGAACCTCGATTTCGGCCTCGGCGTGAACCGGCTCACCCCCGGTCAGAAGAACGTGCTGATCTTCGGCGGCTTCGCCCTCGCCTTCGCCTTCTTCCTTTCGCTCTATTCCCTGCGCTGA
- the nuoB gene encoding NADH-quinone oxidoreductase subunit NuoB → MSPSAASPGSSPAATEPSSIAALRDLRASSCQPVGAPQVTTGLSENVILTSLEDLHNWARLSSLWPLLYGTACCFIEFAALIGSRFDFDRFGLVPRSSPRQADLLIVAGTVTMKMAPALVRLYEQMPEPKYVIAMGACTITGGMFSADSTTAVRGVDKLIPVDLYLPGCPPRPEAIFDAVIKLRKKVANESVMERALLKPTHRYLTVEHAMKEVAPEVTGAYLRAETQQAALAPGAGLPLPESTDAVPATATPPSSDA, encoded by the coding sequence GTGAGTCCCTCCGCCGCTTCCCCAGGTTCCTCGCCCGCCGCTACCGAACCGTCCTCGATCGCCGCCCTGCGCGATCTCAGGGCCAGCTCCTGCCAGCCGGTCGGTGCTCCCCAGGTCACCACCGGCCTTTCGGAGAACGTGATCCTCACCAGCCTGGAGGACCTGCACAACTGGGCCCGCCTCAGCAGCCTCTGGCCTCTCCTCTACGGCACCGCCTGCTGCTTCATCGAGTTCGCGGCGCTGATCGGGTCCCGCTTCGACTTCGATCGTTTCGGTCTGGTGCCCCGCAGCTCGCCGCGGCAGGCCGATCTGCTGATCGTCGCCGGCACGGTGACCATGAAGATGGCCCCGGCCCTGGTGCGTCTCTACGAGCAGATGCCCGAACCCAAGTACGTGATCGCCATGGGTGCCTGCACCATCACCGGCGGCATGTTCTCGGCCGACTCCACCACGGCGGTCCGGGGTGTGGACAAGCTGATCCCCGTGGACCTCTACCTGCCGGGCTGCCCGCCCCGGCCGGAGGCGATCTTCGACGCCGTGATCAAGCTGCGCAAGAAGGTGGCCAATGAATCCGTGATGGAGCGGGCTCTGCTCAAGCCCACCCACCGTTACCTCACCGTGGAGCACGCCATGAAGGAGGTGGCCCCGGAGGTCACGGGTGCCTATCTGCGGGCGGAGACCCAGCAGGCCGCCCTCGCGCCCGGAGCCGGGCTGCCCCTGCCCGAGAGCACCGACGCCGTTCCCGCCACCGCCACTCCGCCCAGCTCCGATGCCTGA
- the psbF gene encoding cytochrome b559 subunit beta: MTQAPTTGSPRVYPIFTVRWLAVHTLGVPTVFFLGALAAMQFVRR; this comes from the coding sequence ATGACCCAGGCCCCCACCACCGGTTCACCGCGCGTTTACCCGATCTTCACGGTCCGCTGGCTCGCTGTGCACACACTCGGCGTCCCCACGGTCTTCTTTCTCGGAGCCCTGGCCGCCATGCAGTTCGTCCGTCGCTGA
- a CDS encoding NAD-dependent epimerase, whose amino-acid sequence MSARPILVTGAAGFIGAALCARLLERGERVVGLDNLNSYYDPALKRARLEGLEQVAGACGRRDGAPDSPWRFLTLDLADGDGIAACFASLRPDRVVNLAAQAGVRYSLDNPAAYVQSNLVGFGHVLEGCRHQEVEHLVYASSSSVYGGNRNLPFSERQPVNHPVSLYAASKKANELMAHTYSHLYGLPGTGLRFFTVYGPWGRPDMAPMLFARAILAGEPIRVFNHGRMQRDFTYIDDIVEGVLRCIDKPATPDPGFDPFDPDPATAAAPHRLFNIGNSQPVPLLHFISVLEQALGRDAIRDLQPMQPGDVEATAADTRALEAWVGFRPSTPIETGVQRFAEWYRSWSGV is encoded by the coding sequence GTGAGCGCCCGTCCGATCCTGGTCACCGGTGCCGCGGGCTTCATCGGCGCGGCCCTCTGCGCCCGCCTGCTGGAACGGGGCGAGCGGGTGGTCGGCCTCGACAACCTCAACAGCTACTACGACCCGGCCCTGAAGCGGGCCCGCCTGGAGGGCCTGGAGCAGGTGGCCGGCGCCTGCGGCCGCCGCGATGGTGCGCCGGACTCCCCCTGGCGCTTCCTGACCCTGGATCTGGCCGACGGTGACGGCATCGCCGCCTGCTTCGCCTCGCTGCGGCCGGACCGGGTGGTGAACCTGGCGGCCCAGGCAGGCGTGCGCTATTCGCTGGACAACCCGGCCGCCTACGTGCAGAGCAATCTGGTGGGCTTCGGCCACGTGCTCGAGGGCTGCCGCCACCAGGAGGTGGAGCACCTGGTCTATGCCTCCAGCAGCTCGGTCTACGGCGGCAACCGCAACCTCCCCTTCAGCGAGCGGCAGCCGGTCAATCACCCGGTGAGCCTCTATGCGGCCAGCAAGAAGGCCAACGAGCTGATGGCCCACACCTACAGCCACCTCTATGGGCTGCCCGGCACCGGCCTGCGCTTCTTCACGGTCTACGGCCCCTGGGGCCGGCCGGACATGGCGCCCATGCTCTTCGCACGCGCCATCCTGGCCGGCGAGCCGATCCGTGTGTTCAACCATGGGCGGATGCAGCGCGATTTCACCTACATCGACGACATCGTTGAAGGCGTGCTGCGCTGCATCGACAAACCGGCCACGCCGGATCCCGGCTTCGATCCCTTTGATCCCGATCCGGCCACGGCGGCGGCGCCGCACCGGCTGTTCAACATCGGCAACTCCCAGCCCGTTCCCCTGCTGCACTTCATCAGCGTGCTGGAGCAGGCCCTGGGCCGGGACGCCATCCGCGACCTCCAGCCGATGCAGCCGGGTGACGTGGAGGCCACGGCCGCCGACACCCGCGCTCTGGAGGCCTGGGTGGGCTTCCGCCCCTCCACCCCGATCGAGACGGGCGTGCAGCGCTTCGCCGAGTGGTACCGGTCCTGGTCTGGAGTGTGA
- a CDS encoding photosynthesis system II assembly factor Ycf48, whose product MASRPNAPSLPALALSLLIALSLGLGGCVATGLPTASVSPWERIDLDVVANPLDVAFTDARHGFLVGSNRMILETQDGGASWDPKQLTLPEEENFRLISIDFDGDDGWIAGQPGLLMHSSDGGANWTRLFLDTKLPGEPYLITALGRGRAELATNVGAIYHTDDSGNSWEADVTDAAGAVRDLRRDERGRYVSVSSLGNFYATWAPGDPVWQVHQRASSQRLQSLGFQPGGDLWMVARGAQIRLNEDPSDQESWSKPIVPITNGYGYLDLAWDGDGTIWAGGGNGTLLSSRDGGESWERDPVGRDSATNFTRFVFSPDGKAFVLGERGLLLRRVA is encoded by the coding sequence ATGGCTTCCCGCCCGAACGCCCCCTCCCTGCCCGCGCTGGCGCTCAGCCTGCTGATCGCCCTCAGCCTCGGACTGGGCGGCTGTGTGGCCACCGGGCTGCCGACGGCGAGTGTGAGCCCCTGGGAGCGGATCGACCTCGACGTGGTCGCCAATCCCCTGGATGTGGCCTTCACCGATGCACGCCACGGCTTCCTCGTGGGGAGCAACCGGATGATCCTGGAGACCCAGGACGGCGGCGCCAGCTGGGATCCCAAGCAGCTGACCCTGCCGGAGGAGGAGAACTTCCGGCTGATCAGCATCGACTTCGACGGCGACGACGGCTGGATCGCGGGCCAGCCCGGCCTGCTGATGCACAGCAGCGACGGCGGCGCCAACTGGACGCGTCTGTTTCTCGACACCAAGCTGCCCGGTGAGCCCTATCTGATCACGGCCCTCGGCCGCGGACGGGCCGAACTGGCCACCAATGTGGGCGCGATCTACCACACCGATGACAGCGGCAACAGCTGGGAAGCGGACGTGACCGACGCCGCCGGCGCCGTGAGGGATCTGCGCCGCGACGAGCGTGGCCGCTACGTGAGCGTGAGCAGCCTGGGCAACTTCTATGCCACCTGGGCTCCTGGCGATCCGGTGTGGCAGGTGCACCAGCGGGCCAGCAGCCAGCGGCTGCAGAGCCTCGGCTTCCAACCCGGCGGCGATCTGTGGATGGTCGCCCGCGGCGCCCAGATCCGTCTGAACGAGGACCCCTCCGACCAGGAGAGCTGGAGCAAGCCGATCGTTCCCATCACCAACGGCTACGGCTATCTCGATCTGGCCTGGGACGGCGATGGAACCATCTGGGCCGGCGGCGGCAACGGCACCCTCCTGAGCAGCCGTGATGGCGGCGAGAGCTGGGAGCGGGATCCGGTCGGCCGCGACAGCGCCACCAATTTCACCCGCTTCGTCTTTTCGCCCGACGGCAAGGCCTTCGTGCTCGGGGAGCGGGGCCTGCTGCTGCGCCGCGTGGCCTGA
- the yvcK gene encoding gluconeogenesis factor YvcK family protein, translating to MRARPPTLPPHGEPAHDAGLVSRSWRAVRWLQPGLVVKRWLVTSGLGLVVALLGAAIWADFKPVYWTLETVEWLLQTLTSAMPRQVTGPAILLLGVGLVIWGQSRSFGSIQRALAPEKDTSLLDALRAQNRLDRGPAIVAIGGGTGLSTLLSGLKRYSSRITAIVTVADDGGSSGVLRRELGVQPPGDIRNCLAALSTEEPLLTRLFQYRFPNRSGLAGHSFGNLFLTALAAITGSLESAITASGRVLAVQGQVVPATSADVRLWADLEDGRRLEGESAIGKASAPIRRLGCTPETPAALPRALEAIAGADLIVLGPGSLYTSLLPNLLVPDLVQALLQSRAPRLYVCNLMTQPGETDGLDVEGHLRAIESQLSQLGVEELLFPAVLVQEPIRNRGLLEHYARHGAMPVACPTARLRRQGYEVMQAPLLSNRTDGVRHDPRSLAIAVMRFYRRHRSGLEQSLRQQMADRLS from the coding sequence TTGCGCGCCAGGCCGCCCACGCTCCCGCCCCATGGTGAGCCGGCCCACGACGCGGGGCTGGTGAGCCGCTCCTGGCGCGCCGTGCGCTGGCTGCAGCCGGGGCTGGTGGTGAAGCGCTGGCTGGTGACCTCCGGCCTGGGCCTGGTGGTGGCGCTGCTGGGTGCGGCCATCTGGGCGGACTTCAAGCCCGTCTACTGGACCCTGGAGACGGTGGAGTGGCTGCTCCAGACCCTCACCTCCGCCATGCCGAGGCAGGTGACCGGTCCGGCGATTCTGCTGCTGGGCGTCGGCCTGGTGATCTGGGGCCAGAGCCGCAGCTTCGGGTCGATCCAGCGGGCTCTGGCGCCGGAGAAGGACACCTCGCTGCTGGACGCCCTGCGGGCCCAGAACCGCCTCGACCGGGGACCGGCCATCGTCGCCATCGGCGGGGGAACCGGTCTCTCCACCCTCCTCAGCGGCCTGAAGCGCTACAGCAGCCGCATCACGGCCATCGTCACCGTGGCCGATGACGGCGGCAGCAGCGGCGTGCTGCGCAGGGAGCTCGGCGTGCAGCCCCCCGGCGACATCCGCAACTGCCTGGCCGCCCTCTCCACCGAGGAGCCCCTGCTCACCCGCCTGTTCCAGTACCGCTTCCCCAACCGCAGCGGCCTGGCGGGCCACAGTTTCGGCAACCTCTTTCTCACGGCCCTCGCCGCCATCACCGGCAGCCTGGAATCGGCGATCACCGCCAGCGGCCGCGTGCTCGCGGTCCAGGGCCAGGTGGTGCCGGCCACCAGCGCCGATGTGCGGCTCTGGGCCGATCTGGAGGACGGCCGCCGCCTCGAGGGCGAATCAGCGATCGGGAAGGCCAGTGCACCGATCCGGCGTCTGGGCTGCACGCCCGAAACGCCGGCTGCCCTGCCCAGAGCCCTGGAGGCCATTGCCGGTGCCGATCTGATCGTGCTGGGTCCCGGCAGCCTCTACACCTCGCTGCTGCCGAATCTGCTGGTGCCCGACCTAGTGCAGGCTCTGCTGCAGAGCCGGGCGCCCAGGCTGTACGTCTGCAACCTGATGACCCAGCCCGGCGAGACCGATGGGCTGGATGTGGAGGGTCACCTGCGGGCGATCGAATCCCAGCTGAGTCAGCTGGGGGTGGAGGAACTGCTCTTCCCCGCGGTGCTCGTTCAGGAACCGATCCGCAATCGCGGCCTGCTGGAGCACTACGCCCGGCACGGCGCCATGCCCGTGGCGTGTCCCACCGCCCGGCTGCGCCGGCAGGGGTATGAGGTGATGCAGGCGCCACTGCTGAGCAACCGCACCGATGGCGTGCGCCACGATCCCCGCAGCCTGGCGATCGCCGTGATGCGCTTCTACCGCAGGCATCGTTCGGGACTGGAACAGTCGCTGCGCCAGCAGATGGCCGACCGGCTGAGCTGA
- a CDS encoding photosystem II reaction center protein J, giving the protein MSSKASNLPDGRIPDRLPDGRPAVAWRSRWTEGTLPLWIVATAGGMAVIFVVGLFFYGSYTGVGSA; this is encoded by the coding sequence ATGAGCAGCAAAGCCTCCAACCTTCCTGACGGACGCATTCCCGATCGCCTGCCCGACGGCCGGCCGGCCGTGGCCTGGCGCTCCCGCTGGACCGAAGGCACTCTGCCCCTCTGGATCGTGGCCACAGCCGGAGGCATGGCCGTGATCTTCGTGGTGGGTCTGTTCTTCTATGGCTCCTACACCGGCGTCGGTTCCGCCTGA
- a CDS encoding NAD(P)H-quinone oxidoreductase subunit 3, whose protein sequence is MFVLSGYDAFLGFLLIAAAVPVLAIVANKVVAPSSRSGERQLTYESGMEPIGGAWIQFNIRYYMFALVFVIFDVETVFLYPWAVAFHRLGLLAFIEALVFISILVVALAYAWRKGALEWS, encoded by the coding sequence ATGTTCGTTCTTTCCGGCTACGACGCCTTTCTCGGGTTTCTGCTGATCGCCGCCGCCGTTCCGGTGCTGGCGATCGTGGCCAACAAGGTGGTGGCTCCCTCCAGCCGTTCGGGCGAGCGCCAGCTCACCTACGAATCCGGCATGGAGCCGATCGGTGGTGCCTGGATTCAGTTCAATATCCGCTACTACATGTTCGCTCTGGTCTTCGTGATCTTCGACGTGGAGACCGTCTTTCTCTATCCCTGGGCCGTTGCCTTTCACCGGCTCGGGCTGCTGGCCTTCATCGAGGCTCTCGTGTTCATCTCCATTCTCGTGGTTGCCCTCGCCTACGCCTGGCGCAAGGGAGCTCTGGAATGGAGCTGA
- the ribH gene encoding 6,7-dimethyl-8-ribityllumazine synthase, producing the protein MARFEGRFSDASDLRIAVVVARFNDLITGKLLSGCLDCLSRHGIDTSETSSQLDIAWVPGSFELPLLAQTLAESERYEVVITLGAVIRGDTPHFDVVVAEASKGIATAARESGVPVIFGVLTTDTMQQALERAGIKSNLGWSYAMQALEMGSLMRALPG; encoded by the coding sequence TTGGCACGTTTCGAAGGTCGCTTCAGCGACGCCTCCGACCTGCGCATCGCCGTGGTGGTGGCCCGCTTCAACGACCTGATCACCGGCAAGCTGCTGAGCGGCTGCCTCGACTGCCTCTCCCGGCACGGCATCGACACCTCCGAGACCAGCAGTCAGCTCGACATCGCCTGGGTGCCGGGTAGTTTCGAGCTGCCGCTGCTTGCCCAGACCCTGGCCGAGAGCGAGCGCTATGAGGTGGTGATCACCCTGGGTGCCGTGATCCGCGGCGACACCCCCCACTTCGATGTGGTCGTGGCCGAGGCCAGCAAGGGCATCGCCACGGCGGCGCGGGAATCGGGCGTTCCCGTGATCTTCGGGGTGCTCACCACCGACACGATGCAGCAGGCCCTGGAACGGGCCGGCATCAAGAGCAATCTCGGCTGGTCCTACGCCATGCAGGCGCTGGAGATGGGCAGCCTGATGCGGGCCCTGCCCGGGTGA